The Humulus lupulus chromosome 4, drHumLupu1.1, whole genome shotgun sequence genome has a window encoding:
- the LOC133829418 gene encoding wall-associated receptor kinase-like 20, giving the protein MAKTSKKPLSLITNILFFLLCLIITIPHSTSSQKTCPPCGSIQVQYPLSTNINCGDSSYSLRCDTNSQKLYFDALNGTSYVVLRIMAEHQRLVVRTSPWLPGKCVTQDMVLSEGLRLNQSLPFNVTSSNTIFLFNCSPRLLVSPLNCTPSSLCHRYLESSGHVDTNRAFQCAGDLDPCCTFIAGGMPSAYKIRLHSSGCKAFRSILHLDIEKPASQWEEGLEIQWAPPQEPLCRTQLDCLGHGPSKCSSNGENGVYRCFCQKGHQWNPSLGVCKRNKKGSSKASLTLKVSIGVVSFFIIALVMTVFTVRRSWTLSSSSFSKRARLVKDREEKLKSHAAGKSAKMFNLKEMKKATNNFSRDRILGSGGFGEVYKGELQDGTVVAIKSAKVGNVKSTEQVLNEVGILSQVNHKNLVKLLGCCVDSEQPLMIYEYISNGTLHAHLHGKFSTFLDWKTRLKIALQTAEALAYLHSSAYTPIYHRDVKSTNILLDEDLNVKVADFGLSRLASPGLSHISTCAQGTLGYLDPEYYRNYQLTDKSDVYSYGVVLLELLTSQNAIDFSRDQDDVNLAIYVKQRANNGGGVIEIVDHRLLETEQPSSSSSGDDLLNSVKLFMELALSCLEEKKEDRPAMRDAVQVIQCIIQVINH; this is encoded by the coding sequence ATGGCAAAAACAAGCAAAAAGCCACTCTCTCTCATCACTAATATCCTATTTTTTCTCCTTTGTCTCATCATCACTATTCCTCACTCTACTTCTTCCCAAAAAACTTGCCCGCCTTGTGGCTCCATACAAGTTCAATATCCTCTAAGCACAAACATCAACTGTGGTGACTCAAGTTACTCTCTTCGTTGTGACACAAACTCTCAAAAACTCTACTTCGATGCCCTCAATGGGACTTCTTATGTCGTTTTGAGAATCATGGCTGAGCACCAACGACTTGTAGTACGAACATCCCCATGGCTGCCTGGGAAATGCGTTACTCAAGACATGGTGTTGAGTGAAGGCCTTCGGCTTAAccaatctcttcctttcaacGTAACTTCTTCCAACACCATCTTCCTCTTCAACTGCTCTCCTCGGCTTCTGGTCTCTCCTCTGAACTGTACTCCTTCTAGTCTTTGCCACCGCTACTTGGAGAGCTCCGGCCATGTGGACACAAACCGAGCTTTTCAATGCGCCGGAGACCTTGACCCTTGTTGTACCTTCATCGCCGGAGGTATGCCTTCGGCTTATAAGATTAGGCTTCATAGCTCTGGTTGTAAAGCTTTCAGAAGTATTCTCCATTTGGATATAGAAAAGCCTGCGAGTCAATGGGAAGAGGGGTTAGAAATCCAGTGGGCTCCTCCACAGGAACCACTTTGTAGAACCCAACTCGATTGTCTTGGTCATGGACCTTCCAAGTGTTCTTCCAATGGTGAAAATGGTGTCTACCGATGTTTTTGCCAAAAGGGTCATCAATGGAACCCTTCTCTTGGAGTTTGCAAAAGAAATAAGAAGGGAAGCTCAAAAGCGAGCCTCACCTTAAAAGTCTCGATTGGGGTGGTCTCGTTTTTCATTATAGCTCTGGTCATGACGGTTTTTACAGTTAGAAGATCTTGGacattatcttcttcttctttttctaaaAGGGCAAGGCTTGTTAAGGACAGAGAAGAAAAGTTGAAGAGCCATGCAGCTGGGAAATCTGCTAAGATGTTTAACTTGAAAGAAATGAAGAAAGCAACAAATAATTTCTCTAGAGACAGGATTTTGGGAagtgggggcttcggagaagtcTATAAAGGTGAGCTTCAAGATGGAACAGTTGTGGCTATTAAGTCTGCTAAAGTTGGGAACGTCAAAAGCACCGAACAGGTACTAAACGAGGTTGGGATTCTTTCCCAAGTCAATCATAAAAACCTGGTCAAACTCCTAGGTTGTTGCGTTGACTCAGAGCAGCCATTGATGATCTATGAATACATATCAAACGGAACCCTACATGCTCATCTTCATGGTAAGTTTTCAACCTTTCTGGACTGGAAAACCAGGCTGAAAATCGCTTTACAAACAGCTGAAGCTTTGGCTTATTTACATTCATCTGCATATACTCCAATCTACCACAGAGATGTTAAGTCAACTAATATACTCCTAGACGAAGATTTGAATGTAAAGGTAGCTGATTTCGGGCTCTCCAGATTGGCTTCTCCTGGGCTCAGTCATATCTCAACATGTGCTCAAGGAACACTCGGTTACTTAGACCCTGAATACTACAGAAACTACCAGTTGACTGATAAGAGCGATGTCTATAGCTACGGTGTCGTTTTGCTGGAACTGCTTACTTCCCAAAACGCCATTGACTTCTCTCGTGACCAAGATGATGTAAATTTGGCCATTTATGTTAAACAACGAGCCAACAATGGTGGTGGAGTCATAGAAATTGTGGATCATCGACTGTTGGAGACTGAGCAgccttcttcatcatcatcaggTGATGATCTGTTAAATAGTGTAAAGCTCTTTATGGAGCTTGCTCTTTCATGTCtagaagaaaagaaggaagatAGGCCTGCCATGAGAGATGCCGTTCAAGTAATCCAGTGCATAATCCAAGTTATAAATCATTAG